The Crocinitomicaceae bacterium genome includes a region encoding these proteins:
- a CDS encoding tetratricopeptide repeat protein, whose protein sequence is MKKIIFIFCTIFCTTAIIAQTDTSKTLQGGGVDQHLLDSLGLINPELQKKYNEGVRALTANNYLEAVQRFTEVVLMEPRYTLAYYNRGVALRGMGKGSEAIVDFNKTIELDPTYHLAAYQKGQIYNETGDYENAALAYQQASEMNRADETYPYLQGVALFQSEKYEEAIKAFDEAIRRKSDYAYAYNDRGSCKVMLENYDGAIADYTSAVKYDLYMHFAYNNLGSAYRKKGDFANAEKYYSEALRVKPDYYIAYNNRGTCRYEQGKYADALADFGKAVQINPDYAVAYNNQASVYIRMEKWEEAVKACDKAIELNPEYTEAYFNRGIAKEMLKDLSGACADWQDAFILGSENAEQYLNSPTCAGNN, encoded by the coding sequence ATGAAAAAAATCATTTTCATTTTCTGTACTATTTTTTGCACTACAGCAATAATAGCGCAGACCGATACATCCAAAACCCTTCAGGGAGGAGGCGTTGATCAACACCTATTAGACTCACTAGGTTTAATAAATCCGGAACTACAAAAAAAATATAATGAAGGGGTACGCGCACTCACTGCCAACAATTATTTAGAAGCTGTACAACGCTTCACTGAAGTGGTATTGATGGAGCCACGTTATACGCTTGCATATTATAATCGCGGGGTGGCATTGCGTGGTATGGGAAAAGGATCAGAGGCCATTGTTGACTTCAACAAAACAATAGAATTGGATCCTACATATCATCTTGCAGCCTATCAAAAAGGGCAGATTTATAATGAAACCGGAGATTATGAAAATGCTGCACTTGCGTACCAACAAGCATCAGAAATGAATCGTGCAGATGAAACGTATCCTTACCTGCAAGGCGTTGCATTGTTTCAATCAGAAAAATATGAAGAGGCCATTAAAGCATTTGATGAAGCAATACGTCGCAAATCAGATTATGCCTATGCATACAATGACAGAGGCTCATGCAAAGTGATGCTTGAGAATTATGACGGAGCCATTGCAGATTATACCAGCGCCGTGAAGTATGATCTGTATATGCACTTTGCCTACAACAACCTTGGATCAGCCTACCGAAAAAAAGGAGATTTTGCCAATGCTGAAAAGTATTACAGTGAAGCATTACGCGTAAAACCTGATTACTATATCGCATACAACAATCGGGGTACGTGCAGATATGAACAAGGCAAATATGCCGACGCCTTGGCTGATTTTGGCAAAGCTGTACAAATAAATCCTGATTATGCTGTTGCCTATAACAATCAGGCCAGTGTGTACATCCGCATGGAAAAATGGGAAGAAGCGGTGAAAGCCTGTGATAAAGCCATTGAACTAAATCCTGAGTATACCGAAGCCTATTTCAACCGAGGAATAGCTAAAGAAATGCTCAAAGATTTATCAGGTGCATGTGCTGACTGGCAAGATGCATTTATTTTGGGAAGTGAGAATGCAGAACAATATTTGAACAGCCCTACTTGCGCCGGTAATAACTAG